A section of the Zygosaccharomyces rouxii strain CBS732 chromosome B complete sequence genome encodes:
- the SGT1 gene encoding co-chaperone SGT1 (similar to uniprot|Q08446 Saccharomyces cerevisiae YOR057W SGT1 Probable cochaperone regulates activity of Cyr1p (adenylyl cyclase)involved in assembly of the kinetochore complex associates with the SCF (Skp1p/Cdc53p/F box protein) ubiquitin ligase complex) encodes MPVETDLKDAYQLLYDKHEPLKALQRYDGILKQYPENLVATIYKAAALEKLYFGSSDWHNGQTLENSRDLLGNALILAQKRGDRSKIALVYFRHFIHNFNSKKYAEAQTYMAKCKEYGYQDDTLPMWEYQLQRKLDKLAQKGVKVEPAKTITTPVEEPKDSKQTTEKENTSTSFATASTPKFRTDWYQTSNTVVLSIFTANLPKNKECVTLQVSKKNKRDLEMTYPIPDASSEFQYNLSLSHEVDPENIQLNIFTKKMEITLAKLTKVNWRTLEYTNESENVSTFQQPKIGSKGTSPSGSLGYPTSSKKSIDWSKVDLSDDEDENSGTPDAFFQKLYADADPDTKRAMMKSYMESNGTALNTNWEDVSQAPVETSPPEGMELKHW; translated from the coding sequence ATGCCTGTTGAGACGGATTTAAAGGATGCATACCAGCTGCTGTACGATAAGCATGAACCCCTGAAGGCTCTACAGAGGTACGACGGTATTCTAAAGCAGTACCCTGAGAATCTGGTGGCAACTATATATAAGGCAGCTGCGCTTGAGAAACTCTATTTTGGATCTTCTGATTGGCACAATGGGCAgactttggaaaattcaaGAGATCTTTTGGGGAATGCCCTGATCTTGGCTCAGAAAAGGGGAGACAGGTCCAAGATTGCATTGGTATATTTTCGTCATTTCATTcacaatttcaattctaaaaaATATGCAGAAGCACAAACATATATGGCTAAATGTAAGGAATATGGATATCAGGATGATACTCTCCCTATGTGGGAGTATCAATTACAAAggaaattggataaattagCTCAGAAGGGTGTTAAAGTTGAACCCGCCAAGACGATTACTACTCCTGTAGAAGAGCCTAAGGATTCAAAACAGACTACTGAAAAAGAGAACACTTCGACATCCTTTGCCACAGCATCGACCCCCAAATTTAGAACTGATTGGTACCAAACTTCCAACACGGTGGTTCTTTCTATATTCACCGCTAATCTCCCAAAAAATAAGGAATGCGTAACACTCCAAGTGTCcaagaaaaataaaagggATTTGGAAATGACTTATCCTATCCCTGATGCTTCATCTGAATTTCAGTACAATTTGAGCTTGTCTCACGAAGTAGATCCAGAAAACATTCAATTAAACATATTTACcaaaaaaatggaaatcaCTCTGGCGAAGTTAACTAAAGTCAACTGGAGAACTCTGGAATATACTAATGAATCTGAAAACGTTTCCACTTTCCAGCAACCAAAGATTGGAAGTAAAGGCACTAGTCCGAGTGGGTCTTTGGGTTACCCAACGTCTTCTAAGAAAAGTATCGATTGGTCTAAAGTGGATCtaagtgatgatgaagatgagaattCAGGTACCCCTGATGCATTCTTCCAAAAGTTATACGCGGATGCGGATCCTGACACTAAACGTGCCATGATGAAATCTTACATGGAGAGTAACGGTACCGCTCTCAATACGAATTGGGAAGACGTTTCCCAGGCACCAGTAGAAACTTCACCTCCAGAAGGTATGGAACTAAAACACTGGTAA
- the ASE1 gene encoding Ase1p (similar to uniprot|P50275 Saccharomyces cerevisiae YOR058C ASE1 Member of a family of microtubule-associated proteins (MAPs) that function at the mitotic spindle midzone required for spindle elongation undergoes cell cycle-regulated degradation by anaphase promoting complex potential Cdc28p substrate) → MFDAMTSASTSPTSDSKHHSDTNSVNTMTTAVPQLLSTPGTHTSQNEPKEYMKLTPVHLQCLTSPLRQGGIAQGNTDGTNCLSNQEFRIDDTYKENFNLISRQLEKLLEGLNVIYRKIGYSNAEIVGKEKLIFNTLSGSITSFFDHAENDMKNLTEENETAQEILNRMLEIMRDSSGIDTIPDIYVRNAILIPSCKTVFQSPKKPLSILSKRKLLRTARGFVFKSYLPAFIRYMEVSIRLQALVEVVGEKLGDLPNGGEMVNDLPSLESLKHYREDLKSHQTNLDFISNYFVDHKGELLYNDHFNDISEDKIQILGQTIQIYQEEYDFRISHLKSVANNISQLVSELKTDLDPQVQRILSLYLQLDSNVMPKMYTSVHKSTIESLEKVLREQQTIYEKRKEIKEALLTKCESLWNRLKIPQAYIDNFLKHCEGHSTAVTRKIVRELEKLEEMKKKLIKTLIEESSQRIEELWSFLQYEDEEKSQFLYIFESLRESSTTLEDDERLLEACENEIKSLEEKLSVYKPTLQLVQEFESLRADKLSLETSSKDSSRLLARNSHKILLQEEKTRKRVTRHFPRVIKDLKNGLEDIQTTFGKPLVVNGQDMMEIVTQVEEELISKYPKSRLNLGGTNSKMGNSSTRSSSNNEGRVTKKSIPEKGRRSTIPARAIGAKTTRAPTQIPAAAPVPTPVTNHRASSFMNQTPVTKIIGGFPTVNDSTTTKLDSSQNKKYMRGFKAASPTVQANSLLPPKLVTRLPNTRIPEPSRIARKHSGNLSSSPVFQPRPVANLVRPATLFQVSPNKINQQRSQIPTLSKSSSILTQEFMNSVDKENLVDSTPRLQQKGEFLNFSSPYREPDNSVYKISKSPDGKCTLKVREDSHLESGFDDTSILDEDNEKDFNTWKNEQLAKVRTIRPSRQQAP, encoded by the coding sequence GCATTGCCCAGGGGAATACCGACGGGACGAATTGCCTATcaaatcaagaatttcGCATAGATGATACCTATAAGGAAAACTTCAACCTAATTTCGAGGCAATTGGAGAAACTGCTGGAAGGTCTCAACGTTATCTACCGCAAGATTGGCTATTCCAATGCAGAGATCGTAGGGAAGGAAAAACTAATCTTCAACACACTATCAGGTTCTATAACTAGCTTTTTTGATCATGCAGAGAACGatatgaagaatttaactgaggaaaatgaaactgctcaagaaattttaaatcGTATGCTGGAAATTATGCGTGATTCAAGTGGTATTGATACCATCCCAGACATCTATGTAAGAAATGCCATTCTAATACCCAGTTGTAAGACTGTTTTCCAATCACCGAAGAAACCACTTTCAATATTGAGCAAAAGGAAATTACTCAGAACTGCTAGAGGATTTGTGTTTAAATCATACCTGCCTGCCTTTATAAGGTATATGGAAGTCAGCATTAGACTACAAGCATTAGTAGAGGTAGTTGGAGAAAAATTGGGTGATTTACCGAATGGTGGTGAAATGGTTAATGATCTGCCAAGTTTAGAATCACTGAAACATTACAGAGAAGATTTAAAATCTCATCAAACTAACCttgattttatttcaaaCTACTTTGTGGATCATAAGGGAGAACTATTATACAACGACCATTTCAATGACATTTCTGAGgataaaattcaaattttgggACAAACTATACAAATATATCAAGAGGAATATGATTTTAGGATTTCACATCTAAAATCTGTAGCAAACAACATTTCACAACTGGTATCAGAGCTAAAAACGGATTTAGATCCACAGGTACAAAGAATTTTGTCCCTTTATCTACAATTAGATTCTAATGTCATGCCCAAGATGTACACTTCTGTACACAAGTCTACAATCGAATCCTTGGAAAAGGTGCTTCGAGAACAACAAACAATATATGAAAAACGTAAGGAGATCAAAGAGGCACTTTTGACCAAGTGCGAATCGCTATGGAATAGATTAAAAATACCGCAAGCGTATATCGACAACTTTTTGAAGCACTGCGAGGGTCACTCCACGGCGGTTACGAGAAAGATAGTcagagaattggaaaaattagaagaaatgaagaaaaaattaataaaGACCTTAATTGAGGAATCATCGCAAAGAATCGAAGAATTATGGTCTTTTTTACAATAcgaagatgaggaaaaatCACAGTTTCTCTACATATTTGAATCTTTGAGAGAATCAAGTACTACACTAGAAGACGATGAAAGGTTATTAGAAGCTtgtgaaaatgaaattaaatccCTGGAGGAAAAATTAAGCGTATACAAACCTACCCTACAGTTGGTTCAAGAGTTCGAATCCTTAAGAGCTGACAAGTTGTCTCTAGAGACAAGTTCTAAGGATTCATCACGTCTCCTAGCTAGAAACTCTCacaaaattcttttgcaagaggaaaaaacGAGGAAGAGAGTCACTAGGCACTTTCCTCGTGTCATTaaagatttaaagaatggATTAGAAGACATTCAGACAACATTTGGTAAACCACTGGTGGTCAATGGACAAGATATGATGGAAATCGTGACtcaagttgaagaagaacttATTAGCAAGTATCCCAAGAGCCGGCTCAATTTGGGAGGAACTAATTCCAAAATGGGGAATTCTTCTACGAGGTCaagtagtaataatgaagGTAGAGTGACtaaaaaatcaattccaGAGAAAGGAAGAAGGTCCACTATCCCTGCTCGCGCCATAGGAGCAAAAACCACTCGGGCACCAACACAGATACCAGCGGCAGCACCAGTGCCAACCCCGGTAACGAATCATCGGGCTTCTAGCTTTATGAATCAAACCCCGGTTACTAAAATCATAGGGGGTTTCCCTACAGTAAATGACAGCACTACTACTAAATTGGATAGTTCTCAAAATAAGAAATATATGAGAGGGTTCAAGGCGGCTAGTCCCACAGTTCAAGCAAACTCTCTTTTACCGCCCAAGTTAGTAACAAGGCTCCCTAACACGAGGATTCCAGAACCATCGCGCATAGCAAGGAAACACTCTGGTAATTTATCCTCCTCTCCCGTTTTTCAACCTCGACCTGTTGCAAATTTAGTTAGACCCGCGACTCTTTTCCAAGTATCACCCAATAAAATCAATCAACAGAGAAGCCAAATACCAACACTATCCAAATCAAGTTCCATTTTGACCCAAGAGTTTATGAACAGCGTTGATAAGGAAAATTTAGTGGACTCAACACCTCGCCTACAACAGAAGGGTGAGTTTCTAAATTTCAGTAGCCCTTACCGAGAACCAGATAACAGTGTTTACAAAATCTCTAAATCTCCTGATGGTAAATGTACACTCAAAGTTCGCGAGGATTCTCATTTGGAGAGCGGATTTGATGACACTAGTATCTTGGATGAGGATAATGAGAAGGACTTTAATACATGGAAGAATGAACAATTAGCAAAAGTTCGTACCATCCGTCCAAGTCGGCAACAAGCTCCAtga